From the Phycisphaeraceae bacterium genome, one window contains:
- a CDS encoding MFS transporter, with translation MFTPAHLTNNDRGRASELNRQLNWIFVAWLFGSWWLWTIQGSAITIYGLELGMPDWAFGVAGALIFLGPLAQLPASLFIDTIGHRRIFFLISLSVGRGMWVIIGLLPWILPGLEDYWWPIYLVLFGISRLCMDAGGPAWLNWMSDVIPRRIRGTYFGQRQRWGLLPAIGATFIVGWILQLTESHAAEYLLAVTSAFIALAGVMGVIDILCFMPIPDPGPKHKKQNPTPLRSLLVPMLDPQFRYYLGFSFFFNIGMGMMGGYAFHYGIEVLGWSALKINILLLAIPFVLKFLIMHMWGPVIDRMGNKPVLIIGIILVQPGSILWLLMTPESIWPGYALVLIANVGWTAIELAGFNFLLDISGNRKQREGQPRQRSGSAYPAMNALWVSLGGMIGGLLGAFYAYEYADLYWVAPITGSIITFHAIVFGMVLITRILSLLFVLQLKEPRAKGTREAMVFTSSIFYSNIRASVLAPTKVAGKLLEASYRLRR, from the coding sequence GTGTTCACGCCCGCCCATCTCACCAACAACGACCGCGGGCGCGCCAGCGAACTCAACCGACAGCTCAACTGGATCTTCGTCGCCTGGCTCTTCGGCTCCTGGTGGCTCTGGACCATCCAGGGCTCCGCCATCACCATCTACGGACTCGAACTCGGCATGCCCGACTGGGCCTTTGGCGTCGCCGGTGCCCTGATCTTCCTCGGACCCCTCGCCCAGCTCCCAGCCAGCCTCTTTATCGACACCATCGGGCACCGACGAATCTTCTTCCTCATCTCACTCTCCGTCGGCCGGGGCATGTGGGTCATCATCGGACTCCTCCCCTGGATCCTCCCAGGACTCGAAGACTACTGGTGGCCCATCTACCTCGTCCTCTTCGGTATCTCCAGACTCTGCATGGACGCCGGCGGGCCCGCATGGCTCAACTGGATGTCCGATGTCATCCCCCGACGCATCCGCGGAACCTACTTCGGACAACGCCAGCGATGGGGACTCCTCCCAGCCATCGGGGCTACCTTCATCGTCGGATGGATCCTCCAACTCACCGAGTCCCACGCCGCCGAATACCTCCTCGCCGTCACCTCCGCCTTCATCGCCCTCGCCGGCGTCATGGGCGTCATCGACATCCTCTGCTTCATGCCCATCCCAGACCCCGGCCCCAAACACAAGAAACAAAACCCCACCCCGCTACGCTCACTCCTCGTCCCGATGCTCGACCCCCAGTTCCGCTACTACCTGGGCTTCTCCTTCTTCTTCAACATCGGCATGGGCATGATGGGTGGATACGCATTCCACTACGGGATCGAAGTCCTCGGCTGGTCCGCCCTCAAAATCAACATCCTGCTCCTCGCCATCCCCTTCGTTCTCAAGTTCCTGATCATGCACATGTGGGGGCCCGTGATCGACAGAATGGGCAACAAACCCGTCCTCATCATCGGCATCATCCTCGTCCAGCCAGGCTCGATCCTCTGGCTCCTGATGACCCCCGAATCCATCTGGCCCGGCTACGCCCTCGTCCTCATCGCCAACGTCGGCTGGACCGCCATCGAACTCGCCGGCTTCAACTTCCTCCTCGACATCTCTGGCAACCGCAAGCAACGCGAAGGGCAACCTAGACAGCGATCCGGCTCCGCCTATCCCGCCATGAACGCTCTGTGGGTCTCCCTCGGCGGGATGATCGGCGGGCTCCTCGGGGCCTTCTACGCCTACGAGTACGCCGACCTCTACTGGGTCGCACCCATCACCGGCTCCATCATCACATTCCATGCCATCGTCTTCGGCATGGTCCTCATCACACGCATCCTCTCCCTGCTCTTCGTGCTCCAACTCAAAGAACCCCGCGCCAAAGGCACCCGCGAAGCCATGGTCTTCACCAGTTCTATCTTCTATTCCAACATCCGCGCCAGCGTCCTCGCCCCCACCAAAGTCGCCGGGAAACTCCTCGAAGCCAGCTACCGCCTGCGACGCTGA
- a CDS encoding glycoside hydrolase TIM-barrel-like domain-containing protein, producing MRGLCWLVAVVLVVGVMLSGWGAVADELEGAGAERVRGMTVSCFRNGRGEWDGPEMGPTLTDLQGLGVNAVATHPYARIGGDGSVGYRVVADDPMVLVPAALAKRRGMALMLKPHLAYWRSPFAWRGEITFNDEASWARFFEAYRVFILHQAELAERGGVTLFVVGTELQGTVHREASWRALIAEVRGVYSGRLTYAANWDVYEEVPFWDALDVIGVQAYFPLSNAERPRDAELRSSWGRVMERLRLHSAEQERPVLFTELGYAPSVNAAREPWLDEPRGEIVPEGEELKRRCLRIALEVTGEAGPWFEGVYLWKWFPTDRVIRRNFVLQYPEARALLSEAWRGVELGK from the coding sequence ATGAGGGGGCTTTGTTGGCTGGTCGCGGTGGTGTTGGTGGTGGGTGTGATGTTGTCTGGTTGGGGTGCTGTCGCGGATGAGCTGGAAGGTGCGGGTGCGGAGCGGGTGCGGGGGATGACGGTGAGCTGTTTTCGAAATGGCCGAGGGGAGTGGGATGGTCCAGAGATGGGGCCGACGTTGACGGATTTACAGGGGTTAGGGGTGAACGCCGTGGCGACCCATCCATATGCGCGGATTGGCGGCGATGGTTCGGTGGGGTATCGGGTCGTGGCGGACGACCCGATGGTGTTGGTGCCTGCGGCGTTGGCCAAGCGTCGGGGCATGGCGTTGATGCTCAAGCCGCATCTGGCTTACTGGAGGAGTCCTTTTGCTTGGCGGGGTGAGATTACGTTTAACGATGAGGCGTCGTGGGCGCGGTTCTTTGAGGCGTACCGCGTTTTCATTCTTCATCAGGCGGAGCTGGCTGAGCGGGGTGGTGTGACCTTGTTTGTGGTCGGGACGGAGTTGCAGGGGACGGTGCATCGTGAGGCATCGTGGCGGGCGTTGATCGCTGAGGTGCGTGGTGTTTATTCCGGGCGGTTAACGTATGCGGCGAACTGGGATGTGTATGAGGAGGTGCCGTTCTGGGATGCGTTGGATGTGATTGGGGTGCAGGCTTATTTCCCGTTATCCAATGCGGAGCGGCCGAGGGATGCTGAGCTGCGGTCGAGTTGGGGGCGGGTGATGGAGCGGCTACGGCTACATTCGGCTGAGCAGGAACGGCCGGTGTTGTTCACGGAGTTGGGGTATGCGCCTAGTGTGAACGCGGCGCGGGAGCCCTGGTTGGATGAGCCGAGGGGTGAGATCGTCCCGGAGGGGGAGGAACTCAAGCGGCGGTGTCTACGGATTGCGCTTGAGGTCACGGGTGAGGCGGGCCCGTGGTTTGAGGGTGTGTATCTGTGGAAGTGGTTTCCGACGGATCGGGTGATTCGGCGGAACTTTGTGCTTCAGTACCCGGAGGCACGGGCGCTGTTGTCGGAGGCGTGGCGGGGTGTTGAGTTGGGCAAATAA
- a CDS encoding nucleotide pyrophosphohydrolase, whose product MADQDVTLAELKRRVARFVAERDWGKYHQPKNLAMSVAIEAAELMELFQWSPQGNPVRPMGEKEHRQRVREEVSDVLAYLLSLAEVMEIDISEAFEAKMASNEARYPAEGT is encoded by the coding sequence GTGGCTGATCAGGATGTGACTCTGGCGGAGCTGAAGCGTCGGGTGGCCCGGTTTGTGGCGGAGCGAGATTGGGGGAAATACCACCAGCCGAAGAATCTGGCGATGTCGGTGGCGATTGAGGCGGCGGAGCTGATGGAGTTGTTTCAGTGGTCGCCGCAGGGGAATCCGGTGCGGCCGATGGGGGAGAAGGAGCATCGCCAGCGGGTGCGGGAGGAGGTGTCGGATGTGCTGGCGTACCTGCTGAGTCTGGCGGAGGTGATGGAGATCGATATCTCGGAGGCGTTCGAGGCGAAGATGGCGTCGAATGAGGCGCGATACCCGGCGGAGGGGACATAA
- a CDS encoding 6-carboxytetrahydropterin synthase: MVELTRTVRVCVNDPAEDAGRGASLSSGVDNAFAAWPAMRGLGRYYEVTVAYEGEPDGATGYLVDIRLVDRVVRERVLPVLGRAVSVGKPVAMGRLMGEVLTEVKAGVGAGVSGVALLLTPMLRLRMLASDPERVLVTHSYEFSSAHRLALADRDDAENFDLFGKCANPAGHGHNYRLDVTVGCEVDEAGGVPMAETLDGWVDRRVIEVLDHKHLNEDVAAFAGLNPSVEHIAQVIWGLLAGSEGEVGSGVVLDEVRVWETGKTSCRYRGPVAGSLS; this comes from the coding sequence GTGGTTGAGTTGACTCGGACGGTACGGGTTTGTGTGAATGATCCTGCGGAGGATGCGGGTCGGGGTGCGTCGTTATCGAGCGGGGTGGACAATGCTTTTGCGGCGTGGCCGGCGATGAGGGGATTGGGGCGGTATTACGAGGTGACGGTGGCTTACGAGGGGGAGCCGGACGGGGCGACGGGGTATCTGGTGGACATCCGGCTGGTGGACCGGGTGGTGCGGGAGCGGGTGCTGCCTGTGCTGGGTCGGGCGGTGTCGGTTGGGAAGCCGGTGGCGATGGGGCGGCTGATGGGGGAGGTGTTGACGGAGGTCAAGGCTGGGGTGGGTGCGGGTGTGAGTGGTGTGGCGTTGTTGTTAACCCCGATGCTGAGGTTGCGGATGTTGGCGAGTGATCCTGAACGCGTGCTGGTGACCCATAGCTATGAGTTTTCGTCGGCGCACCGGTTGGCGTTGGCGGACCGTGATGATGCGGAGAACTTTGATTTGTTCGGCAAGTGTGCGAACCCGGCGGGGCATGGGCACAACTACCGGCTGGACGTGACGGTGGGGTGTGAGGTGGATGAGGCGGGGGGTGTGCCGATGGCGGAGACGCTGGATGGCTGGGTGGATCGGCGGGTGATCGAGGTGCTGGATCACAAGCATCTGAATGAGGATGTCGCGGCGTTCGCGGGGTTGAATCCTTCGGTGGAGCACATTGCGCAGGTGATCTGGGGTTTGCTGGCGGGGTCTGAGGGCGAAGTGGGGTCGGGTGTGGTGCTGGACGAGGTGCGGGTTTGGGAGACGGGGAAGACGAGTTGTCGGTACCGCGGGCCGGTGGCGGGTAGTCTGAGCTGA
- the lpxK gene encoding tetraacyldisaccharide 4'-kinase: MSELMSGEARGLGAVVARAGLGLLEPLYGAGVWWRNLGYDRGWREVVDLGRPVVSVGNLTTGGTGKTPMVVEVVRRLEGMGKLTGVLLRGYGTELKEREPGGPRAMGSDEAMVYREALGDGVMVAADPDRVRAARWVLEKDAGVDVFVLDDGFQHRRVKRDVDLVLVDAMTPWGFGHLLPRGMLRESVGGLRRADGVVVTRCDRVCEGEIGAIERRVRGVHESVAMMRSESDWTGLKGVEGEAMGVEVLSGRRVYGVCGVGNPAAFAAMLRERVGEVVGMWEAADHHAYNEADVSGIMAAARGAGAELIVTTEKDWVKLVGLVGGEGLPVVRVVLGTRVVRGSDELDRLLAGLFAEGLRG; this comes from the coding sequence GTGTCGGAGCTGATGTCGGGGGAGGCGCGGGGTTTGGGAGCTGTCGTGGCGCGGGCTGGGCTGGGGTTGCTGGAGCCGTTGTATGGGGCAGGGGTGTGGTGGCGGAATCTGGGGTATGACCGAGGGTGGCGTGAGGTGGTGGACCTGGGGCGGCCGGTGGTCTCGGTGGGGAATCTGACGACGGGTGGAACGGGGAAGACGCCCATGGTGGTGGAGGTGGTCCGGCGGCTGGAGGGGATGGGGAAGCTGACGGGGGTGTTGCTGCGTGGGTATGGCACGGAACTGAAGGAGCGGGAGCCGGGGGGCCCGCGGGCGATGGGTTCGGATGAAGCGATGGTGTATCGGGAGGCGTTGGGTGACGGGGTGATGGTCGCTGCGGACCCGGATCGTGTGCGGGCGGCGCGGTGGGTGCTGGAGAAGGATGCGGGGGTGGATGTGTTTGTGCTGGATGATGGTTTTCAGCATCGGCGGGTGAAGCGGGATGTGGATTTGGTTCTTGTGGATGCGATGACGCCTTGGGGTTTCGGGCACTTGCTGCCACGGGGGATGCTGCGGGAGTCGGTCGGGGGGTTGAGGCGTGCGGATGGGGTGGTGGTGACGCGGTGTGATCGGGTGTGTGAGGGGGAGATCGGAGCGATTGAGCGGAGGGTGCGTGGGGTTCACGAGAGTGTGGCGATGATGCGGTCGGAGAGTGATTGGACGGGGTTGAAGGGTGTGGAGGGTGAGGCGATGGGGGTGGAGGTGTTGTCGGGCAGGCGGGTGTATGGGGTGTGTGGGGTGGGGAACCCAGCGGCGTTCGCGGCGATGTTGCGGGAGCGGGTGGGCGAGGTGGTGGGGATGTGGGAGGCGGCGGATCATCATGCGTACAACGAAGCGGATGTGTCGGGGATCATGGCGGCGGCGCGGGGTGCTGGGGCGGAGCTGATCGTGACGACGGAGAAGGACTGGGTGAAGCTGGTGGGGCTTGTCGGGGGTGAGGGCTTACCGGTGGTTCGGGTGGTGCTGGGGACGCGGGTGGTTCGCGGGTCGGATGAGCTGGATAGACTTCTGGCTGGTTTGTTTGCTGAAGGGTTGCGCGGATGA
- the rfaE2 gene encoding D-glycero-beta-D-manno-heptose 1-phosphate adenylyltransferase translates to MNGQGLLDRLDGWDRKRVLVVGDFMLDRYTYGNAERLSPDAPVPVLAVEREETRPGGASNVCRQLAALRCAVMAVGVVGEDESGRQLCEALEAGGVDAKGLVRCGDRPTTVKHNLVGLAQHRHPQKMFRLDVESKGALDREASNRLLEVVDGLIGEVDVVCLEDYGKGVLSEAVCQHVMHRAREHGVAVFVDPASIADYGKYRGATAITPNRTEAELATGRSTAVEGDGDPVEALDLVANQLLSDLGLDAVVLTVDKQGALLRVGDDPPELVPTVARAVYDVTGAGDVVLAMLAAARANGCSWRESVELANLAAGLEVERFGVVPIELDEVLLAVLSRQSEVMGKIRTVEMLLPELAAHRRAGKRVAMTNGCFDILHAGHVAYLRAARRAGDLLVVAVNDDASIHRLKGEGRPVNHEGDRVLVLSELESVDYVVVFDRDTPTHLIEAIRPEVLVKGADYTRDQVVGHEVVDAYGGEIVLVDLRAGLSTTNIIRKITAGSG, encoded by the coding sequence ATGAATGGTCAGGGTCTGCTGGATCGGTTGGACGGGTGGGATCGGAAGCGTGTGCTGGTGGTGGGTGACTTCATGCTGGATCGGTACACGTATGGGAATGCGGAGCGGTTGTCGCCTGATGCGCCGGTGCCGGTGCTGGCTGTGGAGCGGGAGGAGACGCGGCCTGGGGGTGCGTCGAATGTGTGTCGGCAGCTGGCGGCGCTGCGGTGTGCGGTGATGGCGGTGGGTGTGGTGGGTGAGGATGAGTCGGGTCGGCAGTTGTGCGAGGCGCTGGAGGCGGGTGGGGTGGATGCGAAGGGGCTGGTGCGGTGCGGGGATCGTCCGACGACGGTGAAGCACAATCTGGTGGGGCTGGCGCAGCATCGTCACCCGCAGAAGATGTTTCGGCTGGACGTGGAGTCGAAGGGGGCGTTGGATCGTGAGGCGTCGAATCGGTTGCTGGAGGTGGTGGATGGTTTGATCGGTGAGGTGGACGTGGTGTGTCTGGAGGATTACGGGAAGGGTGTGCTCAGTGAGGCGGTGTGTCAGCATGTGATGCATCGGGCGCGGGAGCATGGTGTGGCGGTGTTTGTGGATCCGGCGTCGATTGCGGATTACGGGAAGTACCGGGGGGCGACGGCGATCACGCCTAACCGGACGGAGGCGGAGCTGGCGACGGGGCGGTCGACGGCGGTGGAGGGTGATGGGGATCCGGTGGAGGCGCTGGACCTGGTGGCTAACCAGTTGTTGAGTGACCTGGGTCTCGATGCGGTGGTGCTGACGGTAGACAAGCAGGGGGCGTTGCTGCGGGTGGGTGATGACCCGCCTGAGCTGGTGCCAACGGTGGCGCGGGCGGTGTATGACGTGACGGGAGCGGGTGATGTGGTGCTGGCGATGCTGGCGGCGGCGCGGGCGAATGGTTGTTCGTGGCGTGAGTCGGTGGAGTTGGCGAATCTGGCGGCAGGGTTAGAGGTGGAGCGTTTCGGGGTGGTGCCGATTGAGCTGGATGAGGTGTTGTTGGCGGTGTTGTCGCGGCAGTCGGAGGTGATGGGGAAGATCCGGACGGTGGAGATGTTGCTACCCGAGTTGGCGGCTCATCGGCGTGCGGGCAAGCGGGTGGCGATGACCAACGGGTGTTTTGACATTCTGCACGCGGGTCATGTGGCGTATCTGCGGGCGGCGCGGCGTGCGGGTGATTTATTGGTGGTGGCGGTGAATGATGATGCGTCGATTCATCGGCTCAAGGGTGAGGGGCGGCCGGTGAATCATGAGGGTGATCGGGTGCTGGTGCTCAGTGAGTTGGAGAGTGTGGATTATGTGGTGGTGTTTGATCGGGATACGCCGACGCACTTGATTGAGGCGATCCGGCCGGAGGTGCTGGTGAAGGGTGCGGACTACACGCGGGACCAGGTGGTGGGTCACGAAGTGGTGGATGCGTATGGCGGGGAGATTGTGCTGGTGGATCTTCGTGCGGGGTTGAGCACGACGAACATCATCAGGAAGATCACGGCTGGTTCGGGGTGA
- a CDS encoding DUF1425 domain-containing protein: MNLITPLAAVTLALSLLTAAGCKSDPGVKSGWVAGEDTSQVICSDPDLRSDLRTGRYVVTPGSADTPLQVTVPVRSTDDDPVAIQYRYTFFKPNGVPINHEAAWQTAVLEPDVQEFLSGTAVDYFASDWNLEIRPDRSR; encoded by the coding sequence GTGAACCTCATTACACCCCTCGCCGCCGTCACCCTCGCACTCAGCCTCCTGACAGCCGCTGGCTGCAAGTCAGACCCAGGCGTCAAGTCCGGCTGGGTCGCCGGCGAAGACACCTCACAGGTCATCTGCTCCGACCCCGACCTACGCAGCGACCTCCGCACCGGTCGCTACGTCGTCACCCCCGGCTCCGCCGACACCCCCCTCCAGGTCACCGTCCCCGTCCGCTCCACCGACGACGACCCGGTCGCCATCCAATACCGCTACACCTTCTTCAAGCCCAACGGCGTCCCCATCAACCACGAAGCCGCCTGGCAGACCGCCGTCCTCGAACCCGACGTTCAAGAGTTCCTCTCCGGAACCGCCGTCGACTACTTCGCCTCCGACTGGAACCTCGAAATCCGACCCGATCGATCTCGCTAA
- a CDS encoding tetratricopeptide repeat protein, which translates to MSNISPHPRSRPSPPGAHLLNHPSRHPARARTTKPLTLLLLLTLTLLTACSESAPNQPTASPLSPEEAAIAIATQESRLLEANNTGTIPAQLQQDILNLAKQLPDNPTAQSLVARLQLAIGQTQQAYASALHALSLDPDQPELRLLTATIAVGLNQNDQAIPHLDHVIAQRPNDIKALLLLGTAQLRRNQLDAAQTAFTRAAQLDPTANRAHAGLSGVAEKRGDIPAALRHLRQAIDLTDDLADPDAWRNITIRKARLLRALGRPADAAAELRNLPPNDLATLDASREYAQCLTDAGDPGGAASHFEQLALILPEDVTLAAEAARWRFRAGDTPRANDWLQRARSINPTHPLITEVADEISSPLTPNQP; encoded by the coding sequence GTGTCCAACATCTCCCCACATCCTAGGTCCCGCCCTTCACCCCCGGGCGCTCACCTTCTCAATCATCCCTCAAGACACCCCGCACGCGCTCGGACCACCAAACCCCTCACCCTCCTTCTCCTCCTGACCCTCACCCTCCTCACCGCCTGCTCCGAGTCCGCCCCCAACCAGCCCACCGCCTCGCCCCTCTCCCCCGAAGAAGCCGCCATCGCCATCGCCACCCAGGAATCCCGACTCCTCGAAGCCAACAACACCGGCACCATCCCCGCCCAACTCCAACAAGACATCCTCAACCTCGCCAAACAGCTCCCCGACAACCCCACCGCCCAATCCCTCGTCGCGCGACTCCAACTCGCCATCGGCCAGACCCAACAAGCCTACGCCTCCGCCCTGCACGCCCTGAGTCTCGACCCCGACCAGCCCGAACTACGACTCCTCACCGCCACCATCGCCGTCGGCCTCAACCAAAACGACCAGGCCATCCCCCACCTCGACCACGTCATCGCCCAACGACCCAACGACATCAAAGCCCTCCTCCTCCTCGGCACCGCCCAACTCCGACGCAACCAACTCGACGCCGCCCAGACCGCCTTCACCCGCGCCGCCCAACTCGACCCCACCGCCAACCGCGCCCACGCCGGCCTCTCAGGCGTCGCCGAAAAACGAGGCGACATCCCCGCCGCCCTACGACACCTCCGACAGGCCATCGACCTCACCGATGACCTCGCCGACCCCGATGCCTGGCGTAACATCACCATCCGCAAAGCCCGACTCCTCCGCGCCCTGGGCCGACCCGCCGACGCCGCCGCCGAACTCCGCAATCTCCCCCCCAACGACCTCGCCACTCTCGACGCCTCCCGCGAATACGCCCAGTGCCTGACCGACGCCGGCGACCCAGGCGGGGCCGCGTCTCACTTCGAACAACTCGCCCTCATCCTCCCCGAAGACGTCACTCTCGCAGCCGAAGCCGCCCGCTGGCGCTTCCGCGCCGGCGACACGCCCCGCGCCAACGACTGGCTCCAACGCGCACGCTCCATCAACCCCACCCACCCCCTCATCACCGAAGTCGCCGACGAAATCAGCTCACCCCTCACCCCGAACCAGCCGTGA
- the rplU gene encoding 50S ribosomal protein L21, translated as MYAVIEDSGTQIKVAEGDKIKIDLRELPEDAKTLTFDRVLFVGEGVTSKLGAPYVDGASVEADIIEEGRADKVEIIKFRRRKTYRRRNGHRQGYIEVKITKIAG; from the coding sequence ATGTACGCCGTGATCGAAGACAGCGGAACCCAGATCAAGGTCGCCGAAGGCGACAAAATCAAGATCGACCTCCGCGAACTACCCGAAGACGCCAAGACCCTCACCTTCGACCGCGTCCTCTTCGTCGGCGAAGGCGTCACCTCCAAACTCGGCGCCCCCTACGTCGATGGCGCCTCAGTCGAGGCCGACATCATCGAAGAAGGCCGCGCCGACAAGGTCGAGATCATCAAGTTCCGCCGTCGCAAAACCTATCGCCGACGCAACGGCCACCGCCAGGGCTACATCGAAGTCAAGATCACCAAGATCGCTGGCTAA
- a CDS encoding Maf family protein has protein sequence MTEGSISRSRLILASRSPRRARLLAEAGVVFVQLSPEFSDPLSPVTEGGETAAGLAERLALAKGRSLCAVHPGDDWILASDTLCVGAGGEVLGTPVGVEEARAMLRGFMNCDHQVITGVALLDPAGEVNRVFSDAAVVTWGEVGDEVIEAYLGTDAWRDKAGGYNLFDRLEAGWPIEVEGDETTVVGLPMRRLLPVLAELGFVGGRA, from the coding sequence ATGACCGAAGGCTCGATTTCGAGGTCGCGATTGATTTTGGCCAGTCGTTCGCCGAGGCGTGCGCGGTTGCTGGCGGAGGCGGGTGTGGTGTTTGTGCAGTTGTCGCCTGAGTTTTCGGACCCGTTGAGTCCGGTAACGGAGGGGGGTGAGACGGCGGCGGGGTTGGCGGAGCGTCTGGCGTTGGCGAAGGGGCGGTCTTTGTGCGCTGTTCACCCGGGGGACGACTGGATTTTGGCGTCAGACACGCTTTGTGTGGGTGCTGGGGGCGAGGTGTTGGGGACGCCTGTGGGGGTGGAGGAGGCGCGGGCAATGCTGCGGGGGTTTATGAACTGCGATCACCAAGTGATTACGGGGGTGGCGCTGCTGGACCCGGCCGGGGAGGTGAACCGAGTTTTTTCGGATGCGGCGGTGGTGACGTGGGGCGAGGTTGGGGATGAGGTGATCGAGGCGTATCTGGGGACGGATGCGTGGCGGGACAAGGCGGGGGGTTACAACCTGTTCGACCGGCTGGAGGCGGGCTGGCCGATCGAGGTGGAGGGTGATGAGACGACGGTGGTGGGGTTGCCGATGCGGCGGTTGCTGCCGGTGCTGGCGGAGCTTGGGTTTGTGGGGGGGAGGGCTTGA
- a CDS encoding glycine--tRNA ligase, with translation MSQATPSIAPDQKSMEDIVALCKRRGFVYPASEIYGGINGFWDYGPLGTALKNNIRDWWWRQTVECPPIGPDGEPLTIVGLDSAIIQNPRTWEASGHVGGFNDPMVDDTETKQRVRADHLWILWSYQVPEEEVKYIEDAGRASEVIRSLDVFQLIEGKPVASSIGNTPSEALSEFLKAENKVFGKSKAVGQSGGYADGSHWVSFQYREHADGSIWRWIYTSLNMSELAKRHAGIPSPFTQKIGTLTEPRQFNLMFETFVGAIRNEDNKAYLRPETAQGIFLNYKNVLDTMRVKVPFGIAQIGKSFRNEVTPRNFIFRSREFEQMEMEWFCAPDDAPKWYDFWKHERMRWWESLGIEKSNLRFRDHDDDELAHYSKMCVDVEYMYPFTSPGFGELEGVAHRGSFDLTQHQTHSGAKMEYFDQERQLAAKAEGKPKEEIDKLSKYIPNVIEPASGLTRAVLVLLCEAYTPDESRASKLVMKFKPRFAPIKAAVFPLVNKDGMPEVAHNLYKTLRNQHTVQMDAKQSIGKRYARMDEAGTPYCFTIDGDSLTDQTVTVRHRDTQAQERINLDKVPAFLDEHIKN, from the coding sequence ATGTCCCAGGCCACCCCCTCGATCGCCCCCGACCAGAAATCCATGGAAGACATCGTCGCCCTCTGCAAACGCCGGGGCTTCGTCTACCCCGCTTCCGAGATCTATGGCGGGATCAACGGCTTCTGGGACTACGGCCCCCTCGGCACCGCCCTCAAAAACAACATCCGCGACTGGTGGTGGCGACAGACCGTCGAATGCCCCCCCATCGGACCCGACGGCGAACCCCTCACCATCGTCGGCCTCGACTCCGCCATCATCCAGAACCCCAGAACATGGGAAGCCTCCGGACACGTTGGTGGGTTTAACGATCCGATGGTTGACGACACAGAGACGAAGCAACGAGTACGAGCCGATCATCTTTGGATTCTTTGGTCGTATCAAGTTCCAGAGGAGGAAGTGAAATACATCGAAGATGCTGGGCGAGCATCTGAAGTGATCCGCAGCCTGGATGTCTTCCAACTCATAGAAGGCAAGCCAGTCGCTTCCTCCATCGGCAACACACCTTCTGAAGCGCTCTCGGAGTTCCTCAAAGCTGAGAATAAGGTGTTTGGTAAATCGAAAGCAGTTGGACAGTCGGGCGGCTATGCCGACGGCTCACACTGGGTCAGTTTCCAATACAGAGAGCATGCGGATGGCTCAATCTGGCGGTGGATCTATACGTCGCTAAATATGAGCGAGCTTGCGAAACGGCACGCTGGTATTCCCAGCCCTTTCACGCAGAAAATCGGCACCCTCACCGAGCCCCGCCAGTTCAACCTCATGTTCGAGACCTTCGTCGGCGCCATCCGCAACGAGGACAACAAGGCTTACCTCCGCCCCGAAACCGCCCAGGGCATCTTCCTCAACTACAAAAACGTCCTCGACACCATGCGCGTCAAGGTGCCCTTCGGCATCGCCCAGATCGGCAAGTCCTTCCGCAACGAGGTCACGCCCCGCAACTTCATCTTCCGCTCCCGCGAGTTCGAGCAGATGGAGATGGAATGGTTCTGCGCCCCCGACGATGCCCCCAAGTGGTACGACTTCTGGAAACACGAACGCATGCGCTGGTGGGAGTCTCTCGGCATCGAGAAATCGAACCTCCGCTTCCGTGATCACGATGACGACGAGCTCGCTCACTACTCCAAGATGTGCGTCGACGTCGAGTACATGTACCCCTTCACCTCGCCCGGCTTCGGCGAACTCGAAGGCGTCGCCCACCGCGGCAGCTTCGACCTCACCCAGCACCAGACCCACTCCGGCGCCAAGATGGAATACTTCGATCAGGAGCGCCAGCTCGCCGCCAAGGCCGAAGGCAAGCCTAAAGAAGAGATCGACAAGCTCAGCAAGTACATCCCCAACGTCATCGAGCCCGCCTCCGGACTCACCCGCGCTGTCCTCGTGCTGCTCTGCGAGGCCTACACCCCCGACGAGTCCCGCGCGTCAAAACTCGTGATGAAGTTCAAGCCGCGCTTTGCCCCCATCAAGGCCGCCGTCTTCCCCCTGGTCAACAAGGACGGCATGCCCGAGGTCGCCCACAACCTCTACAAGACCCTCCGCAACCAGCACACGGTCCAGATGGACGCCAAGCAGTCCATCGGCAAACGCTACGCCCGCATGGACGAGGCCGGAACCCCCTACTGCTTCACCATCGACGGCGACTCCCTCACCGACCAGACTGTCACCGTCCGCCACCGCGACACCCAGGCCCAGGAACGCATCAACCTCGACAAGGTCCCCGCCTTCCTCGACGAGCACATCAAGAACTGA